In Fibrobacter sp., the sequence AGGACAAGGGAAGCTGAGGAGAGTAAAAGAATTCTGGATGCGATGCTGGAGCATATTCCTCTGGGGGTAGTAATAGCAGATTCTGATCTGCAGATAAAAATGACCTCCCGGTTCAACCGGGAGCAGCTGGGAGAGCATACCTGGTTGTTACACAAAGAGGGAAGCAGAATTGCACCTGTAAAATCGGATACACAGGAGCCTGCAAGCTGTGACAATCATCCACTCTGTCTTGCAGTAAGGAAAGGGGTAGTTACTTCCAATGAGGAATGGATCTTAAGGAATCAGAAGGGGGACAAAGTAACGGCTCTGTTCAATGCCAGTCCTTTAATTGACAATCAAGGGATAAGAGTCGGCGGCATTCTGATGTGGGTAGATATTTCCGCCCGCAAGCATACCCAGAAGGTTCAGGAACGGCTGCTTTCCCAGAACCGCAGGCAGAGGGCGTTTCTTGAGACACTTATAGAGATAGTGCCTGCTGGAATCGCTGTAATCCGCACCGACAGGATGGACCTTGAGTTTGTCAACTCCTTTTTCCGTTCGATGTTGATGAAAAGCAGGCTGGATAAAGGAGAAGACTCTCCTTTTCTCCCCGATCTGATCAGATCCCGCAAAATGGAGCAGATCAACATATCATACAGGGAAAGGAGGGCTGTTTCCGAAAAGGAGATTCCACTGACAATTGATCAAAAAACAACCTACTGGAATTTAGACTATGTTCCGGTTACAGCTGAAAGCGGAAGAGTGGAGCAGATTCTTGTGGTCGCTGTTAATATCACAGATCTGGTGGAAAACCGTAAATGCCAGGAATTTCTTACTGTCTGGTTCAGGACAATAGTCAATTCGGTGATTGAGAGCCTTATAACGATAGGTCCTGACGGAAAACTGCTGGAGATCAACCCTGCCGCTTTCAGATTTCTTCACATTCCCCCTGACCTGATTCATAAGCACTATTCATCGCTGTCATCCTATTTTGAACTGAGAAGCCAGGATGGAAAAGCTGTGCCCTCCGACAGACATCCTATAACAAGAGTTCTCAGAGGAGAGACTGTTTCCAGGGAGGTAATGTGTGTTAAGATCAGGGAGACGGGTGAAATCCGGTATGCAATGCTTTCCGGCACCACTTTCAGCATAAACAGTGAAAATGCGACTTACGCTGTCATGAACATAAACGATATAACAGATCTGATTCTGACCCAGGAGCAACTCAGGGATCAGCGAAATTTTATAAATGCCATATTTGACGCTCAGGGGGCGATGGTCGCATTACTTGACAAAGATGGAAATGTGCTGAAATTCAACAAAACCTATGAATTGGTCACCGGCCTTTCTGCCTCAGATACAAAGGGACACCATATATGGGAACTGCTGCTTCCCGGGGAAAAGGAACGATGGTTGAAAAGGTTAGCAGAGTCACATGATCGGACAGTACCGGTGGAATACGAAAACTTTATCCGGACCCGTTCCGGAAAAGAGCGCTTTATACGATGGAGAAATTCCGTATTGACTGACAAGGAAGGCAACATTACCCACATTATTGCAACAGGAATCGATCTTTCTGATCGCCTGGAAGCTGAGGAGCGGATAAAGACGCTCAACAGCGAGTTACAGAAACGGGCAACTGACCTGGAGTTTGCAAACAAGGAGCTGGAGTCCTTCTCATACTCTGTTTCACATGATCTGAGATCGCCTCTGAGCACTATAGGCGGTTTTATCAGCTTGCTCAAAGAGGATTATGAATCATTGTTTGATGCCCAAGGCAGGGAATACCTTAAAACTATCCAGTCAGGTATCAGAAAAATGAACGGCATTATCGGGGATATGCTGCAGCTTTCCCGTATTTCACGTAAGGAGTTGATTCGCTCCAGGATAGATATGAGTAAAATGGTCAGTGAGTTTCTTGAGGACCTCAGGCGTTCCGAACCTCAACGCAGAGCAGAATTCAAGATCCAGGAAAATATAACGGCTTATGCCGACTCCAGACTTGTTTATCTTGCACTTGAGAATCTGCTCCGGAATGCCTGGAAATTTACATCAAGGAAAGATAAAACCATAATAGAATTCGGTGTTTTTGAACAGGAAAATGAGACTGTTTACTTTGTAAAAGACAACGGTGCAGGTTTCGATATGCAAAAATCGGAAAAACTCTTTGCCCCTTTCCAGAGGCTCCATTCAGAGAAAGAATACAGCGGAACCGGGATTGGTCTTCCTATTGTCATGCGGGTGATCCGTCGGCACGGAGGGAGGATCTGGGCCCATGGAGAAATGAATAAGGGAGCGGTTTTCTATTTCACTCTGTCATAGGTTTCTCCAGTTTTGAATCAAGGGTTATTGGCACAGTCTTTGATTCTTAATAAACAAGTTTTTTTCAAGGACAAATCATGAAAACTTTGACTCAGCAAGAATGTGTTATCTGTGGTAAAATTGAAGTAAGGGGTTACTGGTATCGTCCTTACAAGGCTCCGCCACACGATCCCAGTTACAAAGGGGCGATCTGTCCTGACTGCGAAAAGAAAAGGGCAGACAGAGAAGTGAAACAGTGAGGGGAGAAGAGAATGGCTGAAGGATACAGAAAGCCCTCGGATGAGGAACTGCGGAAGAAATTGACACCAGATCAATACCGGGTAACACAACAGTGCAGCACTGAACCGCCGTTCAGAAATGAGTACTGGGACAATAAGCGGGAGGGAATTTATGTGGATGTGGTAAGCGGGGAACCCCTTTTCAGTTCCACTGACAAATTCGATTCCGGCACCGGATGGCCCAGTTTCAGCCGGCCTCTTGTTCCTCAGAATTTCAGCGAATCTGTCGATGAGAGTCTGGGAATGAGACGCATCGAGCTGAAAAGCAAGCATGCCCATTCTCATCTGGGGCATCTGTTCAATGATGGGCCGCAGCCAACCGGCTTACGATACTGTATCAATTCTGCATCACTGCGCTTTATACCAAAAGAGCTGCTCGAAAAAGAGGGATATGGGGAGTATAAAAAACTCTTCGAGTAATCACCCGCATCTCCC encodes:
- a CDS encoding PAS domain S-box protein — translated: RTREAEESKRILDAMLEHIPLGVVIADSDLQIKMTSRFNREQLGEHTWLLHKEGSRIAPVKSDTQEPASCDNHPLCLAVRKGVVTSNEEWILRNQKGDKVTALFNASPLIDNQGIRVGGILMWVDISARKHTQKVQERLLSQNRRQRAFLETLIEIVPAGIAVIRTDRMDLEFVNSFFRSMLMKSRLDKGEDSPFLPDLIRSRKMEQINISYRERRAVSEKEIPLTIDQKTTYWNLDYVPVTAESGRVEQILVVAVNITDLVENRKCQEFLTVWFRTIVNSVIESLITIGPDGKLLEINPAAFRFLHIPPDLIHKHYSSLSSYFELRSQDGKAVPSDRHPITRVLRGETVSREVMCVKIRETGEIRYAMLSGTTFSINSENATYAVMNINDITDLILTQEQLRDQRNFINAIFDAQGAMVALLDKDGNVLKFNKTYELVTGLSASDTKGHHIWELLLPGEKERWLKRLAESHDRTVPVEYENFIRTRSGKERFIRWRNSVLTDKEGNITHIIATGIDLSDRLEAEERIKTLNSELQKRATDLEFANKELESFSYSVSHDLRSPLSTIGGFISLLKEDYESLFDAQGREYLKTIQSGIRKMNGIIGDMLQLSRISRKELIRSRIDMSKMVSEFLEDLRRSEPQRRAEFKIQENITAYADSRLVYLALENLLRNAWKFTSRKDKTIIEFGVFEQENETVYFVKDNGAGFDMQKSEKLFAPFQRLHSEKEYSGTGIGLPIVMRVIRRHGGRIWAHGEMNKGAVFYFTLS
- the msrB gene encoding peptide-methionine (R)-S-oxide reductase MsrB, encoding MAEGYRKPSDEELRKKLTPDQYRVTQQCSTEPPFRNEYWDNKREGIYVDVVSGEPLFSSTDKFDSGTGWPSFSRPLVPQNFSESVDESLGMRRIELKSKHAHSHLGHLFNDGPQPTGLRYCINSASLRFIPKELLEKEGYGEYKKLFE